In one Xylanivirga thermophila genomic region, the following are encoded:
- a CDS encoding N(5)-(carboxyethyl)ornithine synthase, with product MKSVGFPINDKENEKRRALLPNHLKHVKNRKYLYFEKGYGKVLGIKDEEFIKAGANIVEKKDVLNKDIICDAKAGDASYLDKLSNGQIVFGWIHALENSDITKKFIKNKLTGIAWEEMFTQGRHVFWKNNELAGMASVYHAFLLYGKLPCETKVAILGRGNVAMGAYRILTTLGADITIYNKSTEKLFRKEIGKYDVLVNGILWDPNRKDHIIYREDLKRMKEGSMIIDVSCDENRGIETSKATSIENPVYSVDGVLHYVVDHTPSLFYKSASKVISSEVCKYLDYLIEGKSKGIKTLNDAIIIENGKIIDNKIKTNTPKTA from the coding sequence ATGAAGAGTGTAGGATTTCCAATAAATGATAAAGAAAATGAAAAGAGACGGGCACTACTACCAAATCACCTTAAGCATGTCAAAAATAGAAAATATTTATATTTTGAAAAAGGTTATGGAAAAGTGTTGGGAATTAAGGATGAGGAATTTATAAAGGCGGGAGCTAATATCGTAGAAAAGAAAGATGTATTAAATAAAGATATTATATGTGATGCAAAGGCGGGAGATGCTAGCTATCTTGATAAATTATCAAATGGTCAAATCGTATTTGGATGGATACATGCATTAGAAAATAGTGATATAACAAAGAAATTTATTAAAAATAAGCTTACCGGCATAGCATGGGAGGAAATGTTTACGCAAGGCAGACATGTTTTTTGGAAGAATAACGAATTGGCAGGAATGGCTTCTGTATACCATGCATTTCTTTTATATGGAAAATTACCATGTGAAACAAAGGTTGCCATATTGGGAAGGGGAAATGTTGCAATGGGGGCTTACAGAATACTTACAACATTAGGTGCAGATATAACGATATATAACAAAAGTACGGAAAAACTTTTTAGAAAAGAAATAGGCAAATACGATGTTTTAGTTAATGGAATCTTATGGGATCCAAATCGAAAAGACCATATTATTTATCGAGAAGATCTAAAAAGAATGAAAGAAGGTTCTATGATAATAGATGTCAGTTGTGATGAGAATAGAGGCATAGAAACAAGCAAGGCAACTTCTATAGAAAATCCCGTATATTCAGTGGATGGTGTTTTACATTATGTTGTTGATCATACTCCGTCACTATTTTATAAATCTGCATCAAAAGTCATAAGCAGTGAAGTTTGTAAGTATCTAGATTATCTCATAGAAGGAAAATCTAAAGGGATTAAAACCTTAAATGATGCAATCATTATAGAAAATGGAAAAATTATTGATAACAAAATAAAAACAAACACGCCAAAAACTGCGTAA